A region from the Pelobates fuscus isolate aPelFus1 chromosome 3, aPelFus1.pri, whole genome shotgun sequence genome encodes:
- the LOC134602047 gene encoding olfactory receptor 1468-like yields the protein MNQTEIREFLLLGFQNIQIFNRVLFVLFLLIYILTLISNLLIIILVAKVSNLKSPMYFFLSQLSLSDILITTNINPNMLQCLITGGIHITINGCFTQLFFHGISTEAECLLLTAMSYDRYLAICDPLHYISIMDHRCCLLMALCSWLLAFLPLTVIILLVSNLHFCGPNVFDHYFCDFGPLLEMSCSEYTVILFVDFALAIPYVLFPFLFIIFTYISICITILSISSTTGRQKAFSTCSSHLAVVSMYYGTIIAVYMAPSKGQSINVNKIMSLLYTMGTPFLNPIIYSLRNEEIKKAFVKWTSIHSKRH from the coding sequence ATGAACCAGACAGAAATAAGAGAATTTCTGCTCCTGGGATTTCAGAATATCCAGATTTTTAACCGTGTGCTATTTGTTCTTTTCctattaatatacatattaacACTGATCAGTAACCTGCTAATTATTATATTAGTGGCGAAGGTCTCAAACCTGAAATCTCCCATGTATTTCTTCCTCAGTCAGTTATCCTTGTCTGATATATTGATCACCACAAATATAAATCCCAATATGCTGCAATGTCTCATTACTGGGGGAATACACATAACCATTAATGGCTGCTTCACTCAACTTTTCTTCCACGGTATATCAACAGAAGCGGAATGTCTTCTTCTCACAGCGATGTCCTATGACCGGTATTTGGCCATCTGTGACCCATTACATTACATTTCTATCATGGATCATAGATGCTGTCTCTTGATGGCTCTTTGCTCCTGGCTGTTAGCATTTCTACCATTgactgttattattttattagtttctAACTTACATTTCTGTGGACCCAATGTATTTGACCATTATTTCTGTGACTTTGGACCTCTTCTTGAGATGTCTTGCTCAGAATACACTGTAATTTTATTTGTAGAttttgccttagccataccttatGTTTTATTCCCCTTTCTGTTCATAATTTTCACATATATCTCAATTTGTATCACCATCTTGTCAATCTCTTCCACCACTGGAAGACAGAAAGCCTTTTCTACCTGCAGCTCTCACTTGGCTGTAGTGAGTATGTATTATGGGACAATAATAGCTGTATATATGGCTCCCTCAAAAGGCCAGTCTATCAATGTCAATAAGATTATGTCTCTTCTGTACACAATGGGAACCCCCTTTTTAAACCCAATCATATATAGTCTTAGGAATGAGGAGATTAAGAAAGCTTTCGTGAAATGGACATCAATCCACTCAAAAAGACATTAG